Proteins encoded by one window of Cyanobium sp. NS01:
- the secA gene encoding preprotein translocase subunit SecA, protein MLKLLLGDPNARKLKRYQPVVSDINLLEEEIAPLSDDELRRLTGEFRQRLEQARDAGGNAEAVRARERKLLDELLPQAFAVVREAGKRVLGMRHFDVQLIGGMVLHDGQIAEMKTGEGKTLVATLPSYLNALTGRGVHVVTVNDYLARRDAEWMGQIHRFLGLSVGLIQQDMAPSDRRENYGCDITYATNSELGFDYLRDNMATDIAEVVQRDFHYCVIDEVDSILIDEARTPLIISGQVERPQEKYQKAAEVAARLERAAELGKDGIDPEGDYELDEKQRSCTLTDEGFAKAEQMLGVSDLFDPADPWAHYINNALKAKELFIKDVNYIVRGQDAVIVDEFTGRVMPGRRWSDGQHQAIEAKEALPIQPETQTLASITYQNFFLLYPRLAGMTGTAKTEEVEFEKTYKLEVAIVPTNRPRSRADWTDQVYKTETAKWRAVALETAEVHNSGRPVLVGTTSVEKSELLSALLAEQEVPHNLLNAKPENVEREAEIVAQAGRAGAVTIATNMAGRGTDIILGGNSDYMARLKLREVLLPVLVRPEEGHRPPVPLQRSAEAAGFGAGKGQAAGARNGSAPSEARAIGALYPCSLPEEEDQALAALARELVKAWGDRALSVLELEDRIAQAAEKAPTEDPQVALLRERITAVKATYDAVVKQEEGRVREAGGLHVIGTERHESRRVDNQLRGRAGRQGDPGSTRFFLSLEDNLLRIFGGDRVASLMNAFRVEEDMPIESGMLTRSLEGAQKKVETYYYDIRKQVFEYDEVMNNQRKAVYTERRRVLEGRELKQQVIGYGERTIDDIVEAYVNPDLPPEEWDLSRLVEKVKEFIYLLEDLEPKQLQGLGVEELKAFLQEQMRNAYDIKEGQIEQQRPDLMRQAERFFILQQIDTLWREHLQAMDALRESVGLRGYGQKDPLIEYKNEGYDMFLEMMTQMRRNVIYSMFMFQPAPAPQRATV, encoded by the coding sequence ATGCTCAAGCTCCTGCTGGGTGACCCCAATGCCCGCAAGCTGAAGCGCTACCAGCCGGTTGTCTCCGACATCAACCTGCTGGAGGAGGAGATCGCCCCCCTCTCCGACGACGAGCTGCGCCGCCTCACCGGCGAGTTCCGCCAGAGGCTGGAGCAGGCCCGTGATGCCGGCGGCAATGCCGAGGCCGTGCGGGCCCGGGAGCGCAAGCTGCTCGATGAGCTGCTGCCCCAGGCCTTTGCCGTGGTGCGCGAGGCCGGTAAGCGGGTGCTGGGCATGCGCCACTTCGATGTGCAGCTGATCGGCGGCATGGTGCTGCACGACGGCCAGATCGCCGAGATGAAGACCGGCGAGGGCAAGACCCTCGTGGCCACCCTGCCCAGCTACCTCAATGCCCTCACCGGCCGGGGTGTGCACGTGGTGACCGTGAACGACTACCTTGCCCGCCGCGACGCCGAGTGGATGGGGCAGATCCACCGCTTCCTCGGCCTCTCCGTGGGCCTGATCCAGCAGGACATGGCGCCCTCGGATCGGCGGGAGAACTATGGCTGCGACATCACCTACGCCACCAACAGCGAGCTGGGTTTTGATTACTTGCGCGACAACATGGCCACCGACATCGCCGAGGTGGTGCAGCGCGATTTTCACTACTGCGTCATCGACGAAGTCGACTCGATCCTGATCGACGAGGCCCGTACGCCCCTGATCATCTCCGGCCAGGTGGAGCGTCCCCAGGAGAAATACCAGAAGGCCGCCGAAGTGGCCGCCCGCCTGGAGCGGGCGGCGGAGCTCGGCAAGGACGGCATCGATCCCGAGGGCGACTACGAGCTGGACGAGAAGCAGCGCAGCTGCACGCTCACCGATGAGGGCTTCGCCAAGGCTGAGCAGATGCTGGGGGTGAGCGATCTCTTTGATCCCGCCGACCCCTGGGCCCACTACATCAACAATGCCCTCAAGGCCAAGGAGCTGTTCATCAAGGATGTGAACTACATCGTGCGTGGTCAGGATGCCGTGATCGTCGATGAGTTCACAGGCCGGGTGATGCCCGGTCGCCGCTGGAGCGACGGCCAGCACCAGGCCATTGAGGCCAAGGAAGCTCTGCCGATCCAGCCCGAAACCCAGACCCTGGCCTCGATCACCTATCAGAACTTCTTCCTGCTCTATCCGCGCCTGGCTGGCATGACCGGCACGGCCAAGACCGAAGAGGTGGAGTTCGAGAAGACCTACAAGCTCGAAGTGGCCATCGTGCCCACCAACCGGCCCCGGTCCCGGGCTGACTGGACCGACCAGGTATACAAGACCGAAACCGCCAAGTGGCGCGCCGTCGCCCTGGAAACCGCCGAGGTGCACAACTCCGGCCGGCCGGTGCTGGTGGGCACCACCAGTGTGGAGAAATCGGAGCTGCTCTCAGCCCTGCTGGCCGAGCAGGAGGTGCCCCACAACTTGCTTAACGCCAAGCCCGAGAACGTGGAGCGGGAAGCGGAGATCGTGGCCCAGGCGGGCCGTGCCGGCGCCGTGACGATCGCCACCAATATGGCCGGCCGCGGCACCGATATCATCCTCGGCGGCAACAGCGACTACATGGCCCGCCTGAAGCTGCGCGAGGTGCTGCTGCCTGTGCTGGTGCGCCCTGAGGAGGGGCACCGCCCGCCGGTGCCGCTGCAGCGCTCCGCCGAGGCGGCCGGCTTCGGCGCCGGCAAGGGCCAGGCCGCCGGCGCCCGCAACGGCAGCGCCCCCTCGGAAGCCCGCGCCATCGGAGCCCTCTACCCCTGTTCCTTGCCCGAGGAGGAGGACCAGGCCCTGGCCGCCCTGGCCCGGGAGCTGGTGAAGGCCTGGGGCGATCGCGCCCTCAGCGTGCTGGAACTGGAAGATCGCATCGCCCAGGCGGCCGAGAAAGCCCCCACCGAGGATCCGCAGGTCGCCCTGCTGCGCGAGCGCATCACGGCCGTGAAGGCCACCTACGACGCCGTGGTGAAGCAGGAGGAGGGCCGGGTCAGGGAGGCCGGTGGCCTGCATGTGATCGGCACCGAACGCCATGAATCCCGCCGGGTGGACAACCAGCTGCGCGGCCGCGCCGGCCGCCAGGGCGACCCCGGCTCCACCCGCTTCTTCCTGTCACTGGAAGACAACCTGCTGCGCATCTTCGGCGGCGACCGGGTGGCCTCTCTGATGAACGCGTTCCGCGTGGAGGAAGACATGCCGATTGAATCCGGGATGCTCACCCGCTCGCTGGAGGGCGCCCAGAAGAAGGTGGAAACCTACTACTACGACATCCGCAAGCAGGTGTTTGAGTATGACGAAGTGATGAATAATCAGCGCAAAGCGGTTTATACAGAACGCCGCCGGGTGCTGGAGGGCCGTGAGCTCAAGCAACAGGTGATCGGCTATGGCGAACGCACCATCGACGACATCGTGGAGGCCTACGTGAATCCGGATCTGCCGCCGGAAGAGTGGGATCTCAGCCGCCTGGTGGAGAAGGTGAAGGAGTTCATCTATCTCCTCGAAGACCTTGAACCCAAGCAGCTCCAGGGCCTGGGGGTCGAGGAGCTCAAGGCCTTCCTGCAGGAGCAGATGCGCAATGCCTATGACATCAAGGAGGGTCAGATCGAGCAGCAGCGCCCAGACCTGATGCGCCAGGCCGAGCGCTTCTTCATCCTGCAGCAGATCGACACCCTCTGGCGCGAGCACCTGCAGGCGATGGATGCCCTGCGGGAGTCGGTGGGCCTGCGCGGCTACGGCCAGAAAGACCCGCTGATCGAATACAAGAACGAGGGCTACGACATGTTCCTCGAGATGATGACCCAGATGCGCCGCAACGTGATCTACTCGATGTTCATGTTCCAGCCGGCGCCTGCACCCCAGCGCGCCACCGTCTGA
- the cysE gene encoding serine O-acetyltransferase encodes MLKAIQADLAIIKDRDPAARGVLEILLCYPGLHALVLHRISHRLWSTGLPILPRLLSQLGRLLTGIEIHPGARIGHGVFIDHGMGVVIGETTEVGNNCLLYQGVTLGGTGKAHGKRHPTLAENVVVGAGAKVLGAITVGANTRIGAGSVLLRDVGPDSTVVGIPGRVVHQSGVRVDPLAHSALPDTEARVIRNLMERIDNLEGELARAQACLREIAAGRPLPDPCRGEAQSLKDREILEFLGDNPGTTR; translated from the coding sequence ATGCTCAAGGCAATCCAGGCCGACCTGGCGATCATCAAGGATCGGGATCCTGCCGCCCGCGGGGTGCTGGAGATCCTGTTGTGTTATCCGGGGCTGCATGCCCTGGTGCTGCATCGCATCAGCCACCGGCTCTGGAGCACCGGGCTGCCGATCCTGCCGCGGCTGCTCAGCCAGTTGGGCCGCCTGCTCACCGGCATCGAAATTCACCCCGGCGCCCGGATCGGCCATGGCGTGTTCATCGACCACGGCATGGGCGTGGTGATCGGTGAAACCACTGAGGTGGGCAACAACTGCCTGCTGTATCAGGGCGTGACCCTGGGCGGCACGGGCAAGGCCCACGGCAAGCGTCACCCCACCCTGGCGGAGAACGTGGTGGTGGGGGCGGGCGCCAAGGTGCTTGGCGCGATCACGGTGGGCGCCAACACCCGCATCGGCGCCGGCTCCGTGCTGCTGCGGGACGTGGGCCCGGACAGCACGGTGGTGGGCATTCCCGGCCGGGTCGTGCACCAGAGCGGCGTGCGGGTGGATCCCCTGGCCCACTCCGCCCTGCCGGACACCGAGGCCCGCGTGATCCGCAACCTGATGGAGCGGATCGACAACCTGGAGGGGGAGCTGGCCCGGGCCCAGGCCTGCCTGCGGGAGATCGCCGCCGGGCGGCCGCTGCCTGACCCCTGCCGCGGCGAGGCCCAGAGCCTCAAGGACCGCGAGATCCTCGAGTTCCTGGGCGACAACCCCGGCACCACCCGCTAG
- a CDS encoding GntR family transcriptional regulator yields MRFHIQQESDIPASTQLYNQICFAIAARHYPPGHRLPSTRQLAMQTGLHRNTISKVYRQLETDGVVEAMAGSGIYVRDQQKPREIKPPPGPRNRVLPDAERQVRESIDGLLNGGCTLQQARDMLTREIDWRLRCGARVLVSTPREDIGASLLIAEELAPSLEVPVEVVPMEELEGVLETSNNGTVVTSRYFLQPVEAIAKRHGVRAVPVDLNDFHQELNLLKELRSGSCVGLVSISPGVLRAAEVILHSLRGNELLVMTANPDTGSRLLALLRAAGHVLCDRPSLPLVEQSLRQNRSQLMRMPVVHCAQSYLGGATIDQLRKEIGVLAA; encoded by the coding sequence GTGCGATTTCACATCCAACAGGAAAGCGATATCCCGGCGTCGACCCAGCTGTACAACCAGATCTGCTTCGCGATCGCGGCGCGTCACTACCCCCCGGGCCACCGCTTGCCGAGCACGCGCCAGCTGGCCATGCAGACCGGTCTGCACCGCAACACGATCAGCAAGGTGTATCGGCAGCTGGAAACCGACGGCGTGGTGGAAGCCATGGCGGGCTCCGGCATCTACGTGCGCGACCAGCAGAAGCCGCGTGAGATCAAGCCACCGCCCGGCCCCCGCAACCGGGTGCTGCCGGACGCGGAACGCCAGGTGCGTGAGAGCATTGACGGCCTGCTGAACGGGGGCTGCACCCTGCAGCAGGCCCGCGACATGCTGACCCGCGAGATCGACTGGCGGCTGCGCTGTGGCGCCCGAGTACTGGTGAGCACGCCACGGGAAGACATCGGCGCCTCCCTGCTGATCGCCGAAGAGCTTGCGCCCAGCCTCGAGGTGCCGGTGGAAGTGGTGCCGATGGAAGAGCTGGAGGGTGTGCTGGAAACCTCCAACAACGGCACGGTGGTGACCAGCCGCTACTTCCTGCAGCCGGTGGAGGCGATCGCCAAGCGCCATGGGGTGCGGGCGGTGCCGGTGGATCTCAACGACTTCCACCAGGAGCTCAACCTGCTCAAGGAGCTGCGCTCCGGCAGCTGCGTGGGCCTGGTGAGCATCAGTCCGGGGGTGCTGCGGGCCGCCGAGGTGATCCTGCACAGCCTGCGGGGCAATGAGCTGCTGGTGATGACCGCCAATCCCGACACCGGCAGCCGCCTGCTGGCGCTGCTGCGGGCGGCGGGCCATGTGCTCTGCGACCGGCCGAGCCTGCCGCTGGTGGAGCAGAGCCTGCGCCAGAACCGCTCCCAGCTGATGCGCATGCCCGTGGTGCACTGCGCCCAGAGCTACCTCGGCGGCGCCACCATCGACCAGCTGCGCAAGGAGATCGGCGTGCTGGCCGCCTGA
- a CDS encoding dienelactone hydrolase family protein, with protein sequence MADSASRPVLSAWQQLPGDHQPSLRCWWSRPASGAPRAAVLVLPEVFGVNAWVRSVADRLAAEGYAALALPIFARTAPQFEVGYDAAGLELGRRHRDQVTAAGCLEDARRAIAWLQGQPGLEGRPVGCVGFCFGGHLALLVAGLEGVAATCDFYGARVSVFRPGGGPPSLEQLPGISGDLLCLCGEDDPLMPEPERQAIAAALEADSRRDPARLRRLVLAPGAGHGYMCEQRADHNPSAAAEGWRLMLELFARRLG encoded by the coding sequence ATGGCTGATTCCGCCTCCCGCCCGGTGCTCTCGGCCTGGCAGCAGCTGCCGGGCGACCACCAGCCGTCCCTGCGCTGCTGGTGGTCGCGGCCGGCCAGCGGCGCCCCCCGGGCTGCCGTGCTGGTGCTGCCTGAGGTGTTCGGTGTCAATGCCTGGGTGCGCAGCGTGGCCGACCGCCTGGCGGCCGAGGGCTATGCCGCCCTGGCCCTGCCGATCTTTGCCCGCACCGCGCCGCAGTTCGAGGTGGGCTACGACGCCGCCGGCCTGGAGCTCGGCCGCCGGCACCGCGACCAGGTGACGGCCGCCGGCTGCCTCGAAGACGCCCGCCGCGCCATCGCCTGGCTGCAGGGCCAGCCCGGGTTGGAGGGCCGCCCTGTGGGCTGTGTGGGCTTCTGCTTCGGCGGCCACCTGGCCCTGCTGGTGGCCGGCCTGGAGGGGGTGGCCGCCACCTGCGACTTCTATGGCGCCAGGGTCTCGGTGTTCCGCCCCGGGGGTGGACCGCCCAGCCTGGAGCAGCTGCCTGGGATCTCCGGGGATCTGCTCTGCCTCTGCGGGGAAGACGATCCGCTCATGCCTGAGCCGGAGCGGCAGGCCATCGCCGCCGCCCTCGAGGCCGACAGCCGCCGCGATCCGGCTCGCCTGCGCCGTCTGGTGCTGGCCCCCGGCGCCGGCCACGGCTACATGTGCGAGCAGCGCGCCGACCACAACCCCTCAGCGGCGGCCGAGGGTTGGCGGCTGATGCTGGAGCTGTTCGCCCGCCGCCTGGGCTGA
- the infC gene encoding translation initiation factor IF-3: MPRPRFDRRAPVRELPNINERINYPQLRVVDADGSQLGVITREAALDVAKDRELDLVLVSEKADPPVCRIMDYGKYKFEQEKKAKEAKKKSHQTEVKEVKMRYKIDQHDYDVRIGQASRFLKAGDKVKCTVIFRGREIQHTALAEVLLHRMARDLEMAAEIQQPPKREGRNMIMFLTPRKAAVPKPGSAPAAGKPATPKPVPVKTAARVVTRTVESRNAEPPGGGSSPATP, translated from the coding sequence ATGCCCCGTCCCCGTTTTGACCGCCGTGCTCCCGTTCGGGAGCTGCCCAACATCAATGAGCGCATCAACTACCCCCAGCTCAGGGTGGTCGACGCCGACGGCAGTCAACTGGGAGTGATCACCCGCGAGGCGGCCCTGGATGTGGCCAAAGACCGGGAGCTTGATCTGGTGCTAGTGAGCGAGAAGGCCGATCCGCCCGTGTGCCGGATCATGGACTACGGCAAGTATAAGTTCGAGCAGGAAAAGAAAGCCAAGGAAGCCAAGAAGAAGTCGCATCAAACGGAGGTCAAAGAAGTGAAGATGCGCTACAAGATTGACCAGCACGATTATGATGTGCGTATCGGCCAGGCTTCCCGCTTTCTCAAGGCCGGCGATAAAGTGAAGTGCACGGTGATCTTCCGGGGGCGCGAGATTCAGCACACCGCCCTGGCGGAGGTGTTGCTGCACCGCATGGCCCGCGATCTGGAGATGGCGGCTGAAATCCAGCAGCCCCCCAAGCGGGAGGGGCGCAACATGATCATGTTTCTCACCCCGCGCAAGGCGGCGGTGCCCAAGCCGGGCTCGGCCCCTGCTGCGGGCAAGCCCGCCACTCCCAAGCCGGTGCCCGTCAAGACAGCCGCTCGGGTGGTGACCAGAACCGTCGAGTCCAGAAACGCGGAACCCCCAGGCGGCGGATCCAGCCCGGCGACGCCCTAG
- the miaA gene encoding tRNA (adenosine(37)-N6)-dimethylallyltransferase MiaA: protein MALDAPLPTSADRPAERPDQRPLVIALLGPTASGKTELAIALAQALNLAVLNVDSRQLYRGMDVGTAKPTAAQQRQVRHELLDVSDPDQPLNLEQFRRLAEPLIAREHQRLQQRGAMALLAGGSGLYLKALLQGLRPPAVAPQPALRSQLSALGQPTCHQLLRASDPASGARIAAADAVRTQRALEVLYATGQPLSSQQGSSPPAWRVLELGLDPADLRSRISARTEAMYAQGLVAETAALIGRYGAGLPLLDTIGYGEARQLLAGSLSEAEAQALTTRRTLQFAKRQRTWFRRQHRPVWLSGHETDQRLEQALQQVEAVLG, encoded by the coding sequence ATGGCCCTCGATGCGCCCCTGCCAACCAGCGCTGATCGCCCCGCTGAGCGTCCCGACCAGCGGCCCCTGGTGATTGCCCTGCTGGGTCCCACCGCCAGCGGCAAGACCGAGCTGGCCATCGCCCTGGCTCAGGCCCTGAACCTGGCCGTGCTGAACGTGGATTCCCGCCAGCTCTACCGCGGCATGGACGTGGGCACCGCCAAGCCCACTGCCGCCCAGCAGCGGCAGGTGCGCCACGAACTGCTGGACGTGAGCGACCCCGATCAGCCCCTCAACCTCGAGCAGTTCCGGCGCCTGGCCGAACCCCTGATCGCCCGCGAACACCAGCGTCTCCAGCAGCGGGGCGCCATGGCCCTGCTGGCCGGGGGCAGCGGTCTCTACCTCAAGGCCCTGCTGCAGGGGCTGCGGCCGCCGGCCGTGGCACCCCAGCCGGCCCTGCGCTCCCAGCTCAGCGCCCTTGGTCAACCCACCTGTCACCAGCTGCTGCGGGCCAGCGATCCGGCCAGCGGGGCCAGGATCGCCGCCGCTGATGCCGTGCGCACCCAGCGGGCCCTGGAAGTGCTCTATGCCACGGGCCAGCCCCTCTCCAGCCAGCAGGGCAGCTCACCCCCGGCCTGGAGGGTGCTGGAGCTGGGCCTCGACCCCGCCGACCTGCGCAGCCGCATCAGCGCCCGCACCGAGGCCATGTACGCCCAGGGGCTGGTGGCCGAAACGGCAGCTCTGATCGGCCGCTACGGGGCCGGGCTGCCCCTGCTCGACACGATCGGCTACGGCGAAGCGCGGCAGCTGCTGGCGGGCAGCCTGAGCGAGGCCGAAGCCCAGGCCCTCACCACCCGGCGCACCCTGCAGTTCGCCAAGCGCCAGCGCACCTGGTTCCGCCGGCAACACCGCCCCGTGTGGCTGAGCGGCCACGAAACCGACCAAAGGCTGGAGCAGGCGTTGCAGCAGGTCGAAGCCGTTCTAGGGTGA
- the gyrB gene encoding DNA topoisomerase (ATP-hydrolyzing) subunit B, translated as MSEATKVQAAYGAEQIQVLEGLEPVRKRPGMYIGTTGPRGLHHLVYEVVDNAVDEALAGHCDQILVVLNDDGSCAVTDNGRGIPTDIHPRTGKSALETVLTVLHAGGKFGSGGYKVSGGLHGVGVSVVNALSEWVEVKVYRQDQVHTQRFERGAPIGTLVSVPGEAGRTGTSVCFKPDIEIFTVGIVFDYATLSSRLRELAYLNGGVRIVFRDERSSARNVAGEAHEEIYFYQGGIREYVAYMNAEKDPLHPDIIYVNAEKEGVQVEAALQWCVDAYSDSILGFANNIRTVDGGTHIEGLKTVLTRTLNVFAKKRGKRKDADSNLAGENIREGLTAVLSVKVPEPEFEGQTKTKLGNTEVRGIVDTLVGEALGEFLEFNPSVIDLILEKAIQAFNAAEAARRARELVRRKSVLESSTLPGKLSDCSSRDPSESEIYIVEGDSAGGSAKQGRDRRFQAILPLRGKILNIEKTDDAKIYKNTEIQALITALGLGIKGEEFDEKNLRYHRIVIMTDADVDGAHIRTLILTFFFRYQKALVEGGYIYIACPPLYKVERGKKHVYCYNEADLKATIDEFGEKANYNIQRFKGLGEMMPKQLWETTMDPETRMMKRVEIEDALEADRIFTILMGDKVAPRREFIETHSAELDLAQLDI; from the coding sequence ATGAGCGAAGCCACGAAAGTTCAGGCCGCGTACGGCGCCGAGCAGATCCAGGTGCTTGAAGGCCTGGAACCGGTGCGCAAGCGACCCGGGATGTACATCGGCACCACCGGGCCCCGGGGCCTCCACCACCTCGTCTACGAGGTGGTGGACAACGCCGTGGATGAGGCCCTCGCCGGCCACTGTGACCAGATCCTGGTGGTGCTCAACGACGACGGCTCCTGTGCCGTCACCGACAACGGCCGCGGCATCCCCACCGACATCCACCCCCGCACCGGCAAGAGCGCCCTGGAAACGGTGCTCACGGTGCTGCACGCCGGCGGCAAGTTCGGCTCCGGCGGCTACAAGGTGTCCGGCGGCCTGCACGGGGTGGGCGTGTCCGTGGTCAACGCCCTCTCGGAGTGGGTGGAGGTCAAGGTTTACCGCCAAGACCAGGTGCACACGCAGCGCTTTGAGCGCGGCGCCCCGATCGGCACCCTCGTCTCCGTTCCAGGCGAGGCGGGGCGCACGGGCACGTCGGTGTGCTTCAAGCCCGACATTGAGATCTTCACGGTCGGCATTGTCTTCGACTACGCCACCCTCTCCTCGAGGCTGCGCGAACTCGCTTACCTCAACGGCGGCGTACGTATCGTCTTCCGCGATGAGCGCAGCTCGGCCCGCAACGTCGCCGGCGAAGCCCATGAGGAGATCTACTTCTATCAAGGCGGCATCCGCGAGTATGTGGCCTACATGAATGCGGAGAAAGACCCTCTGCACCCTGACATCATCTATGTGAATGCCGAAAAGGAAGGCGTTCAGGTGGAGGCCGCCCTGCAGTGGTGCGTGGATGCCTACTCCGACAGCATCCTGGGCTTCGCCAACAACATTCGCACCGTCGACGGGGGCACCCACATCGAGGGGCTCAAGACGGTGCTGACGCGCACCCTCAATGTGTTTGCCAAGAAGCGTGGCAAGCGCAAGGATGCCGATAGCAATCTGGCCGGTGAAAATATTCGCGAGGGCCTCACCGCCGTGTTGTCGGTGAAGGTGCCTGAGCCCGAGTTTGAAGGTCAGACCAAGACCAAGCTCGGCAACACCGAGGTGCGCGGCATCGTCGACACCCTGGTGGGAGAAGCCCTGGGCGAATTCCTGGAATTCAACCCCTCCGTGATCGACCTGATCCTCGAGAAGGCAATCCAGGCCTTTAATGCCGCTGAGGCCGCCCGCCGCGCCCGCGAGCTGGTACGCCGCAAGAGCGTGCTGGAGAGTTCCACCCTGCCCGGCAAGCTCTCCGACTGTTCCTCCCGTGATCCCTCCGAGTCTGAGATCTACATCGTGGAGGGGGATTCGGCCGGAGGCTCCGCCAAGCAGGGCCGCGACCGCCGCTTCCAGGCGATCCTGCCGCTGCGAGGCAAGATCCTCAACATCGAGAAAACAGACGATGCCAAGATCTACAAGAACACGGAGATCCAGGCCCTGATTACCGCCCTGGGCCTGGGCATCAAGGGGGAAGAGTTCGACGAAAAAAATCTGCGCTACCACCGCATCGTGATCATGACCGATGCTGACGTGGATGGTGCCCACATCCGCACCCTGATCCTCACCTTCTTCTTCCGCTATCAGAAGGCCCTGGTGGAAGGTGGCTACATCTACATCGCCTGCCCACCCCTCTACAAAGTGGAAAGGGGCAAGAAGCATGTTTATTGCTATAACGAGGCCGATCTCAAGGCCACCATCGATGAGTTTGGCGAGAAGGCCAACTACAACATTCAGCGCTTCAAGGGTCTCGGCGAAATGATGCCCAAGCAGCTCTGGGAAACCACCATGGATCCCGAAACCCGCATGATGAAACGCGTCGAAATCGAAGACGCCCTGGAGGCTGATCGGATCTTCACGATCCTGATGGGCGACAAGGTGGCGCCCCGCCGCGAGTTCATCGAAACCCACAGCGCCGAACTCGACCTGGCCCAGCTGGACATCTGA
- a CDS encoding SH3 domain-containing protein, whose product MGPVAPLLTPWRWAALLGFALVAPAGLPAGGGDWRMPELRRRQSSREPLLSPVPLALRCAPERQAPTITAAAAGEPLRVLRAWSRQDGERWLQVELASPGGQRRGWLPG is encoded by the coding sequence ATGGGTCCCGTCGCACCCCTGCTCACACCCTGGCGCTGGGCGGCCCTGCTGGGATTCGCTCTGGTGGCGCCGGCTGGCCTGCCCGCCGGGGGCGGCGACTGGCGCATGCCTGAGCTGCGCCGTCGTCAGAGCAGCCGCGAACCCCTGCTCAGCCCAGTTCCCCTGGCGCTGCGCTGCGCTCCCGAGCGCCAGGCGCCCACGATCACTGCGGCGGCAGCCGGCGAGCCGCTGCGGGTGCTGCGCGCCTGGTCGCGCCAGGACGGCGAACGCTGGCTGCAGGTGGAGCTGGCCAGCCCGGGCGGCCAGCGTCGGGGCTGGCTGCCGGGCTGA
- a CDS encoding glutathione peroxidase — protein sequence MSVNVSDVVVRDAAGRERRLGEWGGQVLLIVNLASRCGFTRQYAGLQKLNETYGPQGLAVLGFPCNDFGAQEPGTLEEIQQFCSSTYGASFTLFDKVAMAEDPYTTLTQAEPSGPVAWNFEKFLVGKDGTVLARFKSGVEPEAGELTAAIEAALAA from the coding sequence ATGAGCGTGAACGTGAGCGATGTGGTGGTGCGCGACGCCGCCGGCCGCGAGCGCCGCCTGGGCGAGTGGGGCGGCCAGGTGCTGCTGATCGTGAACCTGGCCAGCCGCTGTGGTTTCACCCGCCAGTACGCCGGGCTCCAGAAACTGAACGAGACCTACGGCCCCCAGGGCCTGGCCGTGCTCGGCTTCCCCTGCAACGACTTCGGGGCCCAGGAGCCCGGCACCCTCGAAGAGATCCAGCAGTTCTGCTCCAGCACCTACGGCGCCAGTTTCACCCTGTTCGACAAGGTGGCGATGGCGGAAGACCCTTACACCACCCTCACCCAGGCGGAGCCGAGCGGGCCCGTGGCCTGGAACTTCGAGAAATTCCTGGTGGGCAAGGACGGCACGGTGCTGGCCCGCTTCAAGAGCGGCGTGGAACCCGAGGCCGGTGAGCTCACGGCGGCCATCGAAGCGGCCCTGGCCGCCTGA